In the [Clostridium] colinum genome, one interval contains:
- the recA gene encoding recombinase RecA, whose protein sequence is MADKKSKDSVMDNIAKGRETALKNAIAQIEKQFGKGAVMKLGETTNKTVEVIPTGSLSLDVALGAGGVPKGRIIEIFGPESSGKTTVALHMVAEVQKAGGIAGFVDAEHALDPVYAQKIGVNIDELYISQPDDGEQALDITETMVRSGAIDIIIVDSVAALVPKSEIDGEMGDSHMGVQARLMSQALRKLTAITAKSKCIVVFINQLREKIGISYGSPETTTGGRALKFYASVRIDIRKGEPIKNGTDIIGARTKAKIAKNKIAPPFRTAEFDIIYGQGISHVGDVLDLGADLGIITKGGAWYSYEETRLGQGRENAKKFLLENPHLLRTIENAVRKHYEMPELEEIKESIANTEAKPIDDDEVKIAMEDTEFKADFDEDALEIELLANDISEE, encoded by the coding sequence ATGGCAGATAAAAAATCTAAAGATAGCGTTATGGATAATATAGCTAAAGGAAGAGAAACAGCCTTAAAAAATGCTATTGCTCAAATTGAAAAACAATTTGGTAAAGGTGCTGTTATGAAGCTTGGAGAAACAACAAACAAAACAGTGGAGGTTATACCAACAGGGTCTTTAAGCTTAGATGTTGCTCTTGGTGCTGGTGGTGTTCCAAAAGGTAGAATTATAGAAATATTTGGCCCAGAATCTAGTGGTAAAACCACTGTGGCATTACATATGGTGGCAGAAGTTCAAAAAGCGGGAGGTATAGCTGGATTTGTAGATGCAGAGCACGCATTAGACCCAGTATATGCTCAAAAAATAGGAGTTAATATAGATGAGTTATATATATCTCAACCAGATGATGGAGAACAAGCTCTTGACATTACAGAAACAATGGTTCGTTCTGGTGCTATAGACATTATTATAGTAGACTCTGTTGCAGCATTGGTGCCAAAATCAGAAATAGATGGCGAAATGGGAGATTCTCATATGGGCGTACAGGCTAGATTAATGAGTCAAGCCCTTAGAAAACTTACGGCAATTACAGCAAAAAGCAAATGTATAGTTGTATTTATTAACCAGCTTAGAGAAAAAATAGGAATATCTTATGGTAGCCCAGAAACAACAACAGGTGGGCGTGCATTAAAATTTTATGCAAGCGTTAGGATAGATATTAGAAAAGGTGAACCTATAAAAAATGGTACAGATATAATAGGAGCTAGAACAAAAGCTAAAATAGCAAAAAATAAAATTGCACCTCCTTTTAGAACTGCCGAATTTGATATTATTTATGGTCAAGGTATATCACACGTAGGAGATGTTTTAGACCTTGGAGCAGACCTTGGTATTATTACAAAAGGTGGAGCATGGTATTCTTATGAAGAAACTAGATTAGGTCAAGGTAGAGAAAACGCTAAAAAGTTTCTTTTAGAAAATCCACATTTATTAAGAACTATTGAAAATGCCGTGAGAAAGCATTATGAAATGCCAGAGCTTGAAGAAATAAAAGAAAGCATAGCTAACACAGAGGCTAAACCTATTGATGATGATGAAGTTAAAATAGCTATGGAGGATACAGAATTTAAAGCAGATTTTGATGAAGATGCTTTGGAGATAGAGCTTTTAGCCAATGATATATCAGAAGAATAA
- a CDS encoding glycoside hydrolase family 125 protein: protein MEKQIPQSMKDLLNDVYKKLGNDEKLKKMFENCYTNTLDTTVKKMPDKTTYVITGDIPAMWLRDSVCQLRPYYFLAEKDEEIADLIEGLVKRQMQYILLDPYANAFNETDNGKCWEKDVTEMSGWIWERKYEIDSLCFPIQMAYLLWKNTGKTSHFDDTFKKAAFKIIEVWRTEQNHEENSPYSFIRKDCYYTDTLSRDGKGALVKSNIGLTWSGFRPSDDACQYGYLIPSNMFAVVVLKYLNEISLEILKDEKLAEESIKLAKEIEDAIETYGVIEHYKYGRIYAYEVDGFGQYNLMDDANLPSLLSIPYIGYRDENDQTYKNTRDFILSNGNPYYYEGEKAKGIGSPHTPINYIWHISLAMQGLTSSDKEYKKQIIDLMKATDGNTNLMHEGFNVNNPNEFTREWFSWANAMFCELVLDYCGYSVKRK from the coding sequence ATGGAAAAACAAATACCACAATCTATGAAAGATTTATTAAATGATGTTTATAAAAAATTAGGCAATGATGAAAAATTAAAAAAAATGTTCGAAAACTGTTACACCAACACATTAGATACTACTGTTAAAAAAATGCCTGATAAAACTACTTATGTAATAACAGGTGATATACCTGCTATGTGGTTAAGAGATTCTGTTTGTCAGTTAAGACCTTATTATTTTTTAGCCGAAAAAGATGAAGAAATAGCTGACCTTATAGAAGGCTTAGTAAAACGTCAAATGCAATATATTTTATTAGACCCATACGCTAATGCATTTAACGAAACTGATAATGGTAAATGTTGGGAAAAAGATGTTACAGAAATGTCTGGTTGGATTTGGGAAAGAAAATATGAAATAGATTCTCTTTGTTTTCCTATTCAAATGGCTTATCTACTTTGGAAAAATACTGGAAAAACATCTCACTTTGACGATACATTTAAAAAAGCTGCTTTTAAAATTATAGAAGTTTGGAGAACAGAGCAAAATCACGAAGAAAACTCTCCTTATTCTTTCATTAGAAAAGACTGCTATTATACAGATACCCTTTCTAGAGATGGCAAAGGTGCTTTGGTTAAATCTAATATAGGTTTAACTTGGTCTGGGTTTAGACCTAGTGATGATGCTTGTCAATATGGATATTTAATACCTTCTAATATGTTTGCAGTAGTAGTATTAAAATATTTAAATGAAATATCTTTAGAAATTCTTAAAGATGAAAAATTGGCAGAAGAAAGTATTAAACTTGCCAAAGAAATAGAAGATGCTATCGAAACTTATGGTGTTATAGAACATTATAAATATGGTAGAATATATGCCTATGAAGTAGATGGTTTTGGACAATATAACCTTATGGATGATGCAAACTTACCAAGCTTACTTTCTATTCCTTATATTGGTTATAGAGATGAAAATGACCAAACTTATAAAAATACAAGAGATTTTATTTTAAGTAATGGTAACCCTTATTATTATGAAGGTGAAAAAGCAAAAGGTATTGGTAGCCCTCACACTCCTATAAACTATATTTGGCATATTTCTTTAGCTATGCAAGGTTTAACAAGTAGCGATAAGGAATATAAAAAACAAATTATAGACTTAATGAAAGCTACTGATGGTAACACAAACTTAATGCACGAAGGCTTTAATGTAAACAACCCTAATGAATTTACTAGAGAATGGTTTTCTTGGGCAAATGCTATGTTTTGCGAATTAGTTTTAGACTATTGTGGTTATAGTGTAAAGAGAAAATAA
- a CDS encoding ROK family protein yields the protein MMKYIGVDLGGTNIVVGLIDIDGNIIKSYTRPTLSTRKTEEIFDDIIDMCQILIEEFKLDKSSLKGIGMGIPGEVDSKNGIINYSNNIPIKNFNVKSYMQNLCKKVNMNIPFFFANDADCAALGELVAGAGKGYSDLIILTLGTGVGGGIIINNKIYSGFYAGGAELGHQTIVHNGELCTCGNKGCLEAYASATALIRDAKNAAKQTPSSLLNSLTENNLENMTAKIVFDAKNQNDDVAIKLVDDYIEYLSVGVANLINIFKPQVILLSGGISKQGEKLIIPLKEKVMSKVFGKDLKTKIDIATLGNNAGLIGAAMLSK from the coding sequence ATGATGAAATATATAGGCGTAGACTTAGGTGGAACAAATATAGTAGTTGGTCTTATAGACATTGATGGTAATATTATAAAATCTTACACTAGACCAACTTTATCTACTAGAAAAACAGAAGAAATATTTGATGATATTATAGATATGTGTCAAATATTAATAGAAGAATTTAAGCTAGATAAATCATCTTTAAAAGGTATAGGTATGGGTATACCTGGAGAGGTAGATAGTAAAAACGGTATTATAAATTATTCTAATAATATTCCTATAAAAAATTTTAATGTTAAATCTTATATGCAAAATTTATGTAAAAAAGTAAATATGAATATACCTTTCTTTTTTGCTAATGATGCCGACTGTGCTGCCTTAGGAGAATTAGTAGCTGGAGCTGGTAAAGGCTATAGCGATTTAATAATATTAACTTTAGGCACTGGAGTTGGTGGTGGTATAATAATAAATAATAAAATATATTCTGGCTTTTATGCTGGTGGCGCCGAACTAGGTCACCAAACTATCGTCCATAATGGCGAACTTTGTACTTGTGGTAATAAAGGTTGCTTAGAGGCCTATGCTTCTGCTACTGCTCTTATTAGAGATGCTAAAAATGCCGCAAAACAAACCCCTTCTTCTCTTTTAAATAGCCTAACAGAAAATAATTTAGAAAATATGACTGCAAAAATTGTTTTTGATGCCAAAAATCAAAATGATGATGTTGCTATAAAACTAGTAGATGATTATATAGAATATTTATCTGTTGGTGTTGCAAATTTAATTAATATATTTAAACCACAAGTTATACTTCTTAGCGGTGGAATATCTAAACAAGGCGAAAAATTAATAATACCTTTAAAAGAAAAAGTTATGTCTAAAGTTTTTGGTAAAGATTTAAAAACTAAAATAGATATAGCCACTCTTGGCAACAATGCTGGATTAATAGGTGCTGCAATGCTTTCAAAATAA
- a CDS encoding endo-beta-N-acetylglucosaminidase yields the protein MKYKLNLKKTMALTIAIMFIASSTLVGCKNQNNNTANVENNITYTITEEGVDFKMPNAPTTPAWTPEQLLQEDIKEKALYNKSLIPLKDRVSKDRIYPVNSTQNKDTRLVALSIMNSNTSGNIPHGSNNFNANTFSYWQYLDKLVYWGGSAGEGIIVPPTPDVVDSAHKNGVPVLGTIFFPPLEYGGKVEWLDQFLQKDEQGNFIIIDKLIEVSTEFGFEGWFINQETDPAQSKTMKPEQYATLFKEFLVQFKQKSNNSIDIIWYDAMTNEGKVEWQNQLNEKNKDFIIDEKGNKISDDMFLNFWWTTDKLAPEQLLKKSNEYAKTIGYENKNLLAGIDMQANGTTTPIKWDLLENGKDTQTSIGLYCPSWSFFSSNGDLDQFQNKEARIYVNEFSDPSKDSQATGTEWRGMSKFITEKTVLNSLPFNTNFSMGNGYNYFINGEKVSSLDWNNRSLADVMPTYRWIIEEDKNSTKASIDYSTAYYSGNSIKLLSDLKANEYSTIKLFSADLKIEENTEFLTYAKADSEVNLELKLTFHDGEEEAVFQPDKTLNENWQTISYDLSPYVGKSIKTISYKISSTEDKNVAINLGGISIKDGTQKAVVTDVTSVKIDDSLFEEEDTLAGVNLSWEATDSKDLKAYEIYRKNADGSLSLLGATLNNRFFVNSLQRTPETMETEFVVMAVNKDDIRGKSASTKLTWPDNTVPKAKFKADKTLIAPNEEVQFTNMSNKLSESFEWTFEGANIETSTDENPVVKYEKEGTYTVKLKAKNSKGEDEFVAEKLITVTSKASQGLENFALNAKTEASSFVNENEAPQFAVDGDKTKKWCAVGQDKHNITIDLGEVIQIARLDVYHAEAGGESPDMNTEEYMLEVSEDGVNFTKVLEVEKNTLGTTSDAFKPVNARYVKFTTLKPTQTSDSTARIYEIEVYGLK from the coding sequence ATGAAGTATAAATTAAATCTTAAAAAAACTATGGCTTTAACTATTGCAATAATGTTTATAGCATCATCAACTTTAGTTGGGTGTAAAAATCAAAATAATAATACTGCAAATGTAGAAAATAATATTACATACACTATTACAGAAGAAGGCGTAGATTTTAAAATGCCTAATGCTCCAACAACACCAGCTTGGACACCAGAACAACTTTTACAAGAAGATATAAAAGAAAAAGCCTTATATAACAAAAGTTTAATACCTTTAAAAGACAGAGTTAGCAAAGATAGAATATACCCTGTAAATTCTACTCAAAATAAAGACACAAGATTAGTAGCATTGTCTATTATGAACAGTAACACAAGCGGAAACATACCTCATGGCAGTAATAACTTTAACGCCAATACATTTTCTTATTGGCAATATTTAGATAAACTTGTATATTGGGGAGGGTCTGCTGGAGAAGGTATTATTGTACCACCAACGCCAGACGTTGTAGATTCGGCACATAAAAATGGTGTACCTGTATTAGGTACTATATTTTTTCCACCTTTAGAATATGGTGGCAAGGTAGAATGGTTAGACCAATTTTTACAAAAAGACGAACAAGGAAACTTTATTATTATAGATAAATTAATAGAAGTTTCTACTGAATTTGGCTTTGAGGGATGGTTTATAAACCAAGAAACAGACCCAGCACAAAGTAAGACTATGAAACCAGAACAATATGCTACACTTTTTAAAGAATTTTTAGTTCAGTTTAAACAAAAATCTAATAATTCTATTGATATTATATGGTATGATGCAATGACAAATGAAGGTAAGGTAGAGTGGCAAAACCAATTAAATGAGAAAAATAAAGATTTTATAATAGATGAAAAAGGTAATAAAATTTCTGATGATATGTTTTTAAACTTTTGGTGGACGACAGATAAATTGGCTCCAGAGCAACTACTTAAAAAATCTAATGAATATGCAAAAACTATTGGATATGAAAATAAAAACTTGTTAGCAGGTATTGATATGCAAGCTAATGGTACAACAACTCCTATTAAATGGGATTTATTAGAAAATGGTAAAGATACTCAAACATCTATTGGGCTATATTGTCCTAGCTGGTCATTTTTTTCATCTAATGGCGATTTAGACCAATTTCAAAATAAAGAAGCTAGAATATATGTAAATGAATTTTCAGACCCTTCTAAAGATAGTCAGGCTACTGGAACAGAGTGGAGAGGTATGTCTAAATTTATAACAGAAAAAACAGTATTAAACTCTTTACCATTTAACACAAACTTTAGTATGGGTAATGGATACAACTATTTTATAAATGGTGAGAAGGTATCTTCTCTTGACTGGAATAATAGAAGCTTAGCAGATGTTATGCCAACATATAGATGGATAATAGAGGAAGATAAAAACAGTACTAAAGCTAGTATAGATTATTCTACGGCTTATTATAGTGGAAACTCTATTAAACTTTTAAGTGATTTAAAAGCTAACGAATATTCTACTATAAAATTATTTAGTGCCGATTTAAAAATAGAAGAAAATACAGAATTTTTAACTTATGCAAAGGCAGATAGTGAAGTAAACCTAGAACTCAAATTAACTTTCCATGATGGTGAAGAAGAGGCAGTTTTTCAGCCGGATAAAACTCTTAATGAAAATTGGCAAACTATCTCTTATGACTTATCTCCTTATGTTGGTAAAAGTATAAAAACTATTAGCTATAAAATTTCTTCAACAGAAGATAAAAATGTAGCTATCAATCTAGGTGGAATAAGTATAAAAGATGGCACACAAAAAGCAGTAGTTACAGATGTTACATCTGTTAAAATAGATGATAGTTTATTTGAAGAAGAAGATACTTTAGCAGGTGTTAACTTATCTTGGGAGGCTACAGACAGTAAAGATTTAAAAGCATATGAAATATATAGAAAAAATGCAGACGGTAGTTTATCATTATTAGGCGCTACGTTAAATAATAGATTTTTTGTAAATAGCTTGCAAAGAACACCAGAAACTATGGAAACAGAATTTGTTGTTATGGCAGTAAATAAAGATGATATAAGAGGAAAAAGTGCTTCCACAAAATTAACGTGGCCAGACAATACTGTGCCTAAAGCAAAATTTAAAGCAGATAAAACTTTAATAGCTCCAAATGAAGAAGTGCAATTTACAAATATGAGTAATAAGTTATCTGAAAGCTTTGAATGGACTTTTGAAGGAGCTAATATAGAAACAAGTACAGATGAAAATCCAGTTGTTAAATATGAAAAAGAAGGAACATATACTGTAAAATTAAAAGCTAAAAATTCTAAAGGTGAAGATGAATTTGTAGCAGAAAAGCTTATTACTGTTACATCAAAGGCAAGCCAAGGGTTAGAAAATTTTGCATTAAATGCTAAAACAGAGGCTTCTAGTTTTGTTAATGAAAATGAAGCTCCTCAATTTGCCGTAGATGGTGATAAAACTAAAAAATGGTGTGCAGTTGGGCAAGATAAACATAATATAACAATAGATTTAGGTGAAGTAATACAAATAGCTAGACTAGATGTATATCACGCAGAGGCTGGAGGAGAAAGTCCAGATATGAACACAGAAGAATATATGCTTGAAGTAAGTGAAGATGGTGTTAACTTTACTAAAGTATTAGAAGTTGAAAAAAATACTTTAGGAACTACCTCAGATGCATTTAAGCCAGTTAATGCTAGATATGTGAAATTTACTACTTTAAAACCAACTCAAACTTCAGATTCTACAGCAAGGATATATGAAATAGAAGTATATGGCTTAAAATAA